The genome window CATTTAtccagctttttttcattttttttaatgacaccaTGTActtctagagcaagggtgtcagactcggattggttcgcgggccacgttaacgtcaactcgatttcatgtgggccggaccattttagatttaatatttagatttttttaaataaatggattaaaagaactggattaaaatccctcaatattcagttttttatagatctaaaacaatgtttattttagcttttttatatatttttagattttacaaaaggatttttgaactaaaaacagaaaaaattgattaaaaattacaattattgatttaaaaggggaaaaatgaggaaatttaatatacatatatactcttcattttaatttgatcctaaaacagaaagtcggcactcatgatttattttcccgggccacacaaaatgatgcggcgggccagatttggcccccgggccgccactttgacacggttCTAGAGTAGTAGAGTATATTACTACTGCTGCTAGAGTATTAGACGCTTCTTCAATATCAGTTTAATTATATAAAGAAGCTTACAAGGGCTGATTCATGTCTAATCACAAGCCTAATGAGATTTAAGCTATTAGCTTATCATGGTGATATAAAGAAGTACGTGgagtcgtgtgtgtgtgtgtgaatagtAACAATGTAAAGCCACGCACCTGTAAACCGGACTCCACTAAAAAGACGGCCAGCGCTACGACGGCGTCGACGCGGCGCACGTCCAGTGTGAAAACACCTCTTGATTCTAATGGACACATACATTGTAGTTTCTGGACCTAAAatggcacacaaaaaatattaagaCAATGATCTAACCTTTTCATTGGCTACCGTTGACACTGCTagatgttcaattcattttaaccaGGAAGACAGTCAGCAAATGTtttaatgaattgaatgaagatATCTATCTATGTCAATGCAGGCAATGGGTAAGTTAATatgcaattaaaataaaaaacataaaaatattataattaaaaTTGAGACATGgcatatgtggacatcacatttttggtcacATACTTTATGGATTTAAGTTGTTTTTAACTCCCAAAGGTCACTTGCCTTATAAAGGGATAATTCTGcagtagaaaaatatatattttacacaaattGTTGTCTAATCTATTTTAAGTTGCCCACCTGTTGTCATTCATCCAgcgaaaatatttaaaaaattaaaaatcccaACCATGTAGACACTCTTGTGAGCCAATTGAGACATAATTTCAGGATATAGTCAAGCTTTTATGCTacaatttttgttctttttatcaTTGTACCATACTCACAATTTCATCTCCTTAGATTAGCCccttttaatatataaaatctCAAAACACGGGATGACAATATAGCCCACCGATAATCCACATAGATCAGTATAATAACCTTAAAAGCCAATTATATCAGATTATACGAATTACACGGTTACCTCAAAACCAGACTGCGGTGCTTTTCCACGCGgactattattgttattattattctatAGTGGAACCACGAAACTAAATTGCCGATTAAGAtcaggaaaaaagaaagatttcAAGCAATTACTGTAAAAATCCAAACAATCGGACAGTCGTCGCTGCCAGTGCGGAAGAGAACCTTCTTTATCTTTACCCTGTTGCTCTTGTTTACACAGCCAATTGTACGGAACCCCGTCCCCGCGTATATAGTATTACCTTTTCAGCCGGCGCGGGCTGATGGACGGCCAAAGATCGTGCCAGTGACAGGACTGTGTTGAAATAAAAGCCTCTGTGGCCGcgtcctgtcaccgacatgttTACCTCCGCGTCCGCGACGCGGTGTGAAAGCAGCGAGTGACTGTGAAAAACGGCAACTGCCGGTTGGCACTGCTGGAAGCCGCAGTACGGGCGGCCATTAGGgacatatataattattatttatttttttcattttaaaaaacgtaCTGGTCAAAGTTGTTATATTTAACCAGGGAACATtgtattttagtttatttttaattccaaatttttattattttgtctttGTATTTTGATTGCGTTTTTTATCGAGCAATAATAACATCCGGGCACTTaacatatataattttttttgctcattaaaaaaacgtatgGGTAAAAGTTGTTATGTTTAATCAGGGaacattgtattttaatttatttttaattccaaaTTTGGTGTATGTTTTAAATTATGTTATCTTTGTATTTTGAATGCGTTTTTTAGTCGCGGAATATTAACATCCGGGCATTTGTCGATGGTAACGTCAGACAGGAAGTGTGTAGTGACAGTCAGCTGACCTAGCAACAACAGTGAGTCCGTCGGATGAAGGTTTGTACGTTGAATAAGTACTACTTTTCGTATTTTTTAATCGTTTGTTGAAGGAATAATCTTTTCTGGGTGAAAAGGGGTGTCATTTTTAAACATCGCTTGTTCCAGATTTGAGTGTGATTGTCAGTAGTTTGTTGGGGAAACTAGCAATAGTAGTTTCTACATTGTATTTGATGAATTTACACGTGATTTCAAGTTTGTTTTAACGTAGCAAAGGGATTGTGTTACTAATTCCCACAGAATATTTGCTTTCATGTGTTAATGTCGAAATTTAACTGATATAAATTCTTGATCTTCATCAGGGAGGGGCGCCAATTTTCTAAATCAACACGTCTGTTTGTTTACTTAATTTAAATCGAAATAGCCTTTAATGGTCATCCACTGCAATAATTTACGAGGGAGATTAATCATTTAAACATTTCAtgggcaaattattattttgttttgtgggtataaaaaaaaatcacatgaaataaaacaaattcttttaaaaaaataaaggagaaTAAATACTTAAATCGAAATAGTTTTGACCcatatgtattatatatctgtgattttgtttgtttgcttgttttattttgtgaatCTCTTGTGATCTAAAATGGCGCAActctggctgtcattgacggcaatagacgtccaattcatcaaATGATGGAATGATCATTTCCTTTACAGTTGAAGTGAATTGTACGTATTTTTTGCCATCAATGGATGTCAATATCTTCCTTTTACTAACTTTCACAATAAACATCCTCTTAGATGAGGTAATAATGATAACGTTTGAATACATGTCCACATGAAATGAACTCATGAAGTTAGAATATGTAAATGCTGACATCTTTGTTGAAATGGCTTGAGATTTTTCAAGCATGAAATATGTCAACATTAGGAAACACAATACTGTCAAATACTAAAAGCAGCAAAAatcctggggaaaaaaaatccaaatttgccATTAAGTTGCGCTTTGTGCTCCCTCAGATGGCCTACCCCAAGTCCTACAACCCATTTGCggatgacgacgatgacgagACCTTCCAATCTGCGGATGGCAACTTCGACGGCGACAGCGGACTGAGCCCCGCGGAGAGGAAACAGCGCTACCTTCAGCAGGAAGTGATGCGTACAGCTCAGTCCGCTGTCGATAGCAGCTACCGTTCCGTCGGCTTGATCTACCAGTCCGAGAAGATGGGCGTGGAAACGGCCGAGGTAAGACGCCACGCCAATCGAAATTTGTCCCTGGCACGTGGGAAGTTAGATCCACAAGTCGTCACTGTCCTTTGTGTAGGAGCTGATGCGTCAGGGGGATGTTTTAAAAAGGACAGACAAAATGTTGGACAACATGGATGAAGACCTGAAGACCAGCCAGAAGCACATCAACAGCATCAAGAGTGTTTGGGGGGGTCTGGTCAGCTACTTCAAGGGCAAACCTGAGCAGCCCAATCCTCCACCCGAGGAGCCCAAACCCTACCGGGCCAATGAAAGGTAAAATAACAAGGCTGTCCCAGATCCGATCACGGGATCGCAAACCATGCCTGATTATGTCATCCAGAGGATTGGAATCGggtaaaatgtgtttcatacatttttcccccccttaagtgttacctcattggctgccttggaaagcgatggatgtccaatccaatttgcctGGGATGTTGATAAATGTTGATTtgtctctcccagtcaaaatggattggacgtcgtgAGATTTGGTGTTTCACTGGgtaaacattcatggtaggctggttgagcactttaGATTGCCCCTGGAATTAGCTGgtataggccccagcacccccgcgacccttgtgaggataagttgaatggaaaataaatgaattaacatTGTATGAAATCATCAATTAAgcattttttgttcattaataattcattcaatcattttccgtaccgcttatcctcacaagcgtcgCAAACCAACGTTTAAGTGTTGTTAAAAATGGCACAATTGTCCCAATTTCAAAATTCCTCAACTTATTTTTGCGGCGGGTTGCCATTGGGCTTTGTAGGTTTTCTAGAGGAAAAACTGAATCTTTGACAAAGATATTgactcaatggcactgaaagacaaTTGCCTTACTAACAAAATAGGATTTCTTCTTTCCTATTTTCAGATTAGAGAATGCCTTGGTCACCAGCAGAGGGCAAGAAGACAAGTATCAAGCAAGTCATCCTAACCTAAGAAAACTGCAAACAGAAGGTACCGTGTGGTGTCTGGACTTGACAAAACGTTAATGTTACAACTTGAAGTGTCTTCTGACATCTGCTTTTTCTAGGGTTCGGGGCCACGGCAACTGTAGATGGCGGCTCCATCGTGCAGAACGGAAATCCTCAGAATAAATACCTGCGACAAGCTCACCAGACCCTGGACAACAATTTAGGTAGAGTGTATGCTCAATATAAAAGTGATTGCCAGTGTGAAATTGATCGGATGGCCTTGAATCCCATTGATTTTGTAATACGGACAAATATCTTATCAAGAATCGATGTCGTACGGTCAGAAACTGATGGTTTAACATCCTAACCGTTGAGGGTTTTTTTACAGTCTGTGACTTGTTTGTCTTTTATCTGGTCTAGATGAAATGGCAGGCGGCCTAAGCCGCTTGAAGAACCTCGGGTTGGGTCTCCAATCTGAGATTGACAGCCAGGACGACTCCATCAATTCCCTGCTCAACAAAGCGGACAAGATGGATTCCAAGATCAGTAACACAAACCAGCAGATTAAAAGGCTCAAATAAACCAATTTTGTTGGACTTTAGAACTCACTGACACCCCACAAGTTTTCACTTAATTTCCATCCTGGCCCTGTTGAATATAAACTCTCCCCCCCATTTTATTTCTCTTCCTATTTTTTATggatatatgattttttttccccacccttATCAGCTAATGGCACACATTCCAGTATAtttcatttgtgtgcattaaagGGAAGACTTCATGTTTGTATTAATAGACTTCTCTTTcattagtacttttttttgcaaaactatTTTAGTAGTTTATTTTGACAAAATCAAACATTGAAATAGTTGTGATTCCAAGAGAATCATTTTGCTGATTGGAAGTACATTGACTTTTAAAATTGAACTACTAAAATAAATGAAGTAAACTTTTGATATTTGTTCTTCCAAACGACATCCACATTGTACCAAAACTTGGCTGCctttacattgtcatttttttcataccCAATCAGCACTTTGAGGATTCTGCCCAAAAATGTTTACTCGTTACTGAGCCATTAATGAATTTTCATCATGTTGAATGTCACCGTTTAAATAATAAGTGGCTCATGTTTGTATAGTGTAAGTAATGGAATGTGAATGAACTGGAATCAATGAATATGACATTAAAGCTGAAGGAAAGAATCTTGCGACTTCACTTCAATTTTCATAATTTTGTCACAGTTTGTGTTTGGTTTATTCATGTTAGGTGTGTCTATCTTCCCTCTTGACACTTTCTTTCAATTTAAACAAATGGACCAGTAGCAGAACTGCCACATGGTGGAGACATTGAGTCTTAAATATTTAGAATAAAGATGCATTTTGTGCATTTTAAGTTATTTCAATACTGAAAATATcccttttgtttttgatttaaGGTAACTTTTGAGTACTGTCAGTGACCAAGGGTTCAAATGAAGTACATTTTCCCTCATTTTGTGGTATGACGCATTTGCTTAAAAGGTTCATGACAAATGAATGAGAAGATAATGATTTACAAACAGTAAAAGTCCACTTCTAAAGGATTGTCACGCGTTGTGTGTACGTGCGAGTAGTGAACCAGCTGTGGTGTGTTGCGTTCAGACTTCATGCCTATGTCTATTCATTATCATTCTTGTGTGGAAGGAGCAGCTGGCAACAGCGGACCACAAGCCTTCATTAAAATGACTGTTTATTTACGGTCAAGTCTTTCCTAAACGCCATATAGAACCTTGCAGTCGAGTGAAGGGAGTGTAAAGAAGCCTACTGATTGGTGCTAAAGAATCAGCAGTGCCCACCACTATCTGGCACATCCTGCCCTTTTTCCCCCAAGTGCACTTGTCTTCGAAATTAAGTGGATAATAGTGCATAAAGGGTTTCAAAAGTTCAAATAAGATTAAATTGACACCttaaaaacactgtccctacaTGGCGATTTTTCACCTATTGCAGCAAGGCCTCGGAATCAATTAACCATGATAAATGAGGCATTACTGTATTTCAAGTTGGAACTATTTACATAACCTAAAATGTGATTTGGATAGCAATtctttattaaaatgtttttttaaataaaatacagcaaattaccaattttttaaaatgatagccTAATGAATAAATGTGATTAAAATGCTAATAGATCCAAACatctcaaatgaaaatgaataaatactgtgTTTTTCATAGTAACGAACACATTGCCATTGAAAATAGGTGCCCAATTCGCTTAAACTGCGATAACTGGCCTTGAATACGTCATTCTGCCATCATTCACTGTCAGCttctccaagtcaaaatgattGGACGACTCGTAGCGTACAACCAACGAATTTGACGTACGCCCTATGCACGAGTGGAGGTAGCAACTTCAGGTATAAAAGTCGGCGCACGCATCCACCGCCAACAAAAGCAATCAACGGAAGTCACATCTCAGTGTGTCCCCATCACGCCCGTGCGGGGGTGCCGAGAGGGCTTTGAACAGCTGTCTTGTCAAAAGCAAACAGCGAGCCGCCTGTGACAAAGGCCGGCGATGCTGGAATGCCCCCCTTTCACGGGGCCTAATCCCAGAACACACTGTTGTCGGAGCCCATCAGGCACCAGGCCAGCGATGGGCCTTCCTGCCCTTTGGAGAGCGGGTTAGCCGCGGCGGCAGTGGCGACGGGGGGGCTGCTTCGGAAGGCATCGACCAACAGTGGGGGTCGACAGCGTTGATGTGGGAGACGGGAAGAATTGTGCTGACTGAAAGCAGTTGTGTGCTTGGAAGAGGGAAGATGGCAGGGAAAGGTGAGGTGAAGTTCAAGTCGGGTGAAAAACACCATGTGACTTGGCTCGGAGGATTCAAATGGAAACTTTGATCGGGTCAGAGGATtttgctctttaatttgggAAAATTGAAGTTCACGAAACCTGAGGAAACGTCGAAGAATTCCACAGTTTTGCCTAATGccaagaaaacatgtttttttttttcaaatagccCAGACCCTCATTGTGATCCCTCATGGAATAAAAGAGGCGCTTCCTCCGTACTTGTAATAAGTtgataataagtaaataaatgttcTCGGCTGTTTCACAACTTTATGACGCATCTGCAGTGAAATCTTTTGATGTGAGAGTTCAAATTGGTCCTATTGAAGTGCAATAAAGTTAGGCCAGTCACTACACAATCGATgactaataaatgaataagcgcAGTATAtgaaaacagtttaaaaaaaatactatacatatatacataaattcaGAAATGTAGGCTTATTAGTATAGTCAGTAATCAGACAAACCTATCCTCATCAATGGCATGCATTAAGtaaactttgttttaaattaaaaatctaCTTTAGAGTTACTTTAtctattcattttattattttcttggGAGGTTTTTCTATGACCACAAATAGTCAATTGTTGTACAGAAGGTAAAATGCCTTAAATgtcaaaacaataataataaattaccaAATAGTCACGTACGTACTCTTTAAAGCTCTTTAGGTCCCAACTTGTTACGGCGACGTCGTGGCGAGGAAACATGGagtaggacccaatcgcagggaagcaggcaacgACGAGGGAAGTGGTGCTCAAACAAAAACTGTAACAACTTAGAAATgatctttagaaaataacgacttagaaatcaaacCACAGAATCAAACCTAACGGgaagaaattgaaaaatgaggGAGATGGAACAGGGAGCATGGCATGGCATGGCAACTTGCCATGGTACAACAAagcaatcagtggggtttaaagaGACtggacaattaggaacacctgggaaacacacacGGGAAgaaggatacaccaggggcggagaaatgacagctgaacacaatgggcaatcactcggaCAGGgcaccagggggaaaaaaagcataacaaaaccaagcaaccctaacatAATTtctgaatagctgtccactatACTGACCACAGTCCCTGAAAGGCTTTAAGAACTTAATATTTTTAGTCTCTAAAATACTTTATTCGGGTAAATAAACGCCCAAAATGACAGGCTTTTAGCCAGTCATCATCTCAGTGGCACCTAATAACAGAAATCTTCCTCAAattgcaaataataataataataacgtaAGCTAGTATTTTGGCCTGTCGTCATCCCGTTTTAAGCCACGAGCCAGAATGCAGAGAATGCAGTAAACACCACTCAAAGTGAGGGCGATAATAACACCACTGGAAAAACGTGTGACTAATAAAGAAGGATTTAATCTAAACATATTAGGGATCCCCTTTAAATATGAGAGGATTGACAGGTATAGTTTATTTTTACTAATGGACAGTGTACAGAAATGCTTGGCCGTACTTATCAGgttttacaataaataaatagaaacagACGTGGTGAGAGAACAAGTCACAATTTTCCATTCAAAGGAACTTTCTGccatgcgtgcgtgtgtgcaagtgtgtgtggtATTTGGAATTCATGCGCTTGAATGACTTGTGTTGTTCAAGTCAGGAATGTTATGTTAATCTTCTGTTTCTtccgagggaaaaaaaacatagagaAACGCAAGAGAACAAGTGCTGCAAAAGATGGGCAGCGAATGAGCATTCGGCGCCCTTGACGGAGGTAGACGTCTCATTCTTTTGAACTGACAGCAAATAATGGTAATTAATGAGTGaaattgtgggttttttttagctGTCCAGTAGATTTGAACCAAGCaagactatacagtggtacctcgacatacgagtgccccgacatatgagcaatttgagatacgagtaaaatttcgggcaaatatttatcttgagatacaagacaaattttgatatacgagcagaaaggggacgcgagaggctgctcataagaacatcatgggcactgtcttactggtcgcaactacctcgtgtaatgtctacgagcactgggcggagcgttg of Stigmatopora argus isolate UIUO_Sarg chromosome 5, RoL_Sarg_1.0, whole genome shotgun sequence contains these proteins:
- the snap29 gene encoding synaptosomal-associated protein 29 is translated as MKMAYPKSYNPFADDDDDETFQSADGNFDGDSGLSPAERKQRYLQQEVMRTAQSAVDSSYRSVGLIYQSEKMGVETAEELMRQGDVLKRTDKMLDNMDEDLKTSQKHINSIKSVWGGLVSYFKGKPEQPNPPPEEPKPYRANERLENALVTSRGQEDKYQASHPNLRKLQTEGFGATATVDGGSIVQNGNPQNKYLRQAHQTLDNNLDEMAGGLSRLKNLGLGLQSEIDSQDDSINSLLNKADKMDSKISNTNQQIKRLK